A DNA window from Pseudomonas tohonis contains the following coding sequences:
- a CDS encoding carbon starvation CstA family protein produces MNNNNSVTRHLPWAVLAVVGACALGVVALRRGEAINALWIVVAAVALYLVAYRYYSLFIATKVMQLDPTRATPALLNNDGLDYVPTNKHILFGHHFAAIAGAGPLVGPVLAAQMGYLPGTLWLIAGVVLAGAVQDFMVLFISTRRNGRSLGELVREEMGQIPGTIALFGAFLIMIIILAVLSLIVVKALAESPWGMFTVMATIPIAMFMGIYMRYIRPGRIGEISLVGVVLLLLSIWLGGQVAADPVWGPAFTFTGVQITWMLIGYGFVAAVLPVWLVLAPRDYLSTFLKIGTIIALAIGILVTMPELKMPALTQFVDGTGPVWKGGLFPFLFITIACGAVSGFHALISSGTTPKLLANESHARYIGYGGMLMESFVAIMAMVAASVIEPGVYFAMNSPPAVVGTDVTAVAAAVSNWGFTITPEVLEATARDIGEHTILARAGGAPTLAVGIAQILHQVLPGENTMAFWYHFAILFEALFILTAVDAGTRAGRFMLQDLLGNFVPALKRTESWTANVIATAGCVAMWGWLLYQGVIDPLGGINTLWPLFGISNQMLAGIALMLGCVVLIKMKRQRYVWVTLIPATWLLICTTTAGLIKLLDPNPAVGFLALAKKYSDAADAGQILAPAKDMAQMQHVIFNAYTNSTLTVLFLFVVLSILFYAIKVGRAAWAKPERTDKESPFQPIPDA; encoded by the coding sequence ATGAACAATAACAATAGCGTCACGCGCCACCTGCCCTGGGCAGTGCTGGCGGTGGTCGGCGCATGTGCCTTGGGTGTAGTCGCGCTACGCCGCGGTGAGGCGATCAACGCCTTGTGGATCGTGGTCGCGGCCGTTGCCCTCTACCTCGTCGCCTACCGCTACTACAGCCTGTTCATCGCCACCAAGGTGATGCAGCTGGACCCGACCCGCGCGACTCCCGCGCTGCTCAACAACGACGGCCTGGACTACGTCCCGACCAACAAGCACATCCTCTTCGGCCACCACTTCGCCGCCATCGCCGGCGCCGGCCCGCTGGTGGGTCCGGTGCTCGCGGCGCAGATGGGCTACCTGCCCGGCACGCTCTGGCTGATCGCAGGGGTGGTGCTGGCCGGTGCGGTGCAGGACTTCATGGTCTTGTTCATCTCCACCCGCCGCAACGGCCGTTCCCTGGGCGAGCTGGTGCGCGAGGAGATGGGCCAGATCCCCGGCACCATCGCGCTGTTCGGCGCCTTCCTGATCATGATCATCATCCTCGCGGTGCTCTCGCTGATCGTGGTCAAGGCCCTGGCCGAGAGCCCCTGGGGCATGTTCACCGTGATGGCGACCATTCCCATCGCGATGTTCATGGGCATCTACATGCGCTACATCCGCCCGGGCCGCATCGGCGAGATCTCGCTGGTGGGCGTGGTGCTGCTGCTGTTGTCGATCTGGCTGGGTGGCCAGGTCGCCGCCGATCCGGTCTGGGGGCCGGCCTTCACCTTCACCGGCGTGCAGATCACCTGGATGCTGATCGGCTACGGATTCGTCGCCGCCGTGCTGCCCGTGTGGCTGGTGCTGGCGCCGCGCGACTACCTGTCGACCTTCCTCAAGATCGGCACCATCATCGCCCTGGCCATCGGCATCCTGGTGACCATGCCCGAGCTGAAGATGCCGGCGCTGACCCAGTTCGTCGACGGCACCGGTCCGGTGTGGAAGGGCGGCCTGTTCCCCTTCCTGTTCATCACCATCGCCTGTGGCGCGGTGTCCGGCTTCCACGCGCTGATCAGCTCCGGCACCACGCCCAAGCTGCTGGCCAACGAGTCCCACGCCCGCTACATCGGCTACGGCGGCATGCTGATGGAATCCTTCGTCGCCATCATGGCCATGGTCGCCGCCTCGGTGATCGAGCCGGGCGTGTACTTCGCCATGAACAGCCCGCCGGCCGTGGTCGGCACCGACGTCACCGCCGTGGCGGCCGCCGTCAGCAACTGGGGCTTCACCATCACCCCGGAAGTGCTGGAAGCCACCGCCCGTGACATCGGCGAGCACACCATCCTGGCCCGTGCCGGTGGTGCGCCGACCCTCGCCGTGGGCATCGCGCAGATCCTCCACCAGGTGCTGCCGGGCGAGAACACCATGGCGTTCTGGTACCACTTCGCGATCCTCTTCGAGGCCCTGTTCATCCTCACTGCGGTGGACGCCGGCACCCGCGCCGGGCGCTTCATGCTGCAGGACCTGCTGGGCAACTTCGTGCCGGCGCTGAAGCGCACCGAGTCCTGGACCGCCAACGTCATCGCCACCGCTGGTTGCGTGGCCATGTGGGGCTGGCTGCTGTACCAGGGCGTGATCGACCCGCTGGGCGGCATCAACACCCTGTGGCCGCTGTTCGGCATCTCCAACCAGATGCTCGCCGGCATCGCCCTGATGCTCGGCTGCGTGGTGCTGATCAAGATGAAGCGCCAGCGCTACGTGTGGGTGACGCTGATCCCGGCCACCTGGCTGCTGATCTGCACCACCACCGCGGGCCTGATCAAGCTGCTCGACCCGAACCCGGCGGTGGGCTTCCTCGCCCTGGCCAAGAAGTACAGCGATGCCGCGGACGCCGGCCAGATCCTGGCCCCGGCCAAGGACATGGCGCAGATGCAGCACGTGATCTTCAACGCCTACACCAACTCGACCCTGACCGTGCTCTTCCTCTTCGTGGTGCTCAGCATCCTGTTCTACGCCATCAAGGTGGGACGCGCTGCCTGGGCCAAGCCGGAGCGCACCGACAAGGAATCGCCCTTCCAGCCGATTCCGGACGCCTGA
- a CDS encoding YbdD/YjiX family protein, producing MFNDLSRMGKYLGQAARMLVGMPDYDNYVEHMRGKHPDKPVMSYEEFFRERQEARYGGGKGRPIRCC from the coding sequence ATGTTCAATGACCTGAGCCGCATGGGTAAGTACCTGGGGCAGGCCGCGCGCATGCTGGTCGGCATGCCCGACTACGACAACTACGTCGAGCACATGCGCGGCAAGCACCCGGACAAACCGGTGATGAGCTACGAGGAGTTCTTCCGCGAGCGCCAGGAGGCGCGCTATGGCGGCGGGAAAGGACGCCCCATCCGCTGCTGTTAG
- the yjiA gene encoding GTPase, with translation MSAHLPIPVTVLSGFLGAGKTTLLKHILKAEHGLKIAVIENEFSETPIDGQLLGDEPVQVMTLANGCVCCSIHVELEKALFLLLERLDAGELAFDRLVIECTGLADPAPVAQTFFADEELCERYVLDGIITLVDAVNAERHLAETIAQAQVGFADRILVSKRDLVDDAHFEALGQRLSRINRRAPIRVVDHGRIDLAELLDVRGFNLNADIGPALSLRPLTPAGSTDRIATLVLKSEQALDLDKLSTFMEGLLEEHGNALLRYKGVLDIAGEDRRMVFQGVLRLYGFDWDKEWAEGEARESVIVFIGDNLPEARIRAGFAEVQA, from the coding sequence ATGTCCGCACACCTCCCCATCCCCGTCACCGTGCTCAGCGGCTTTCTCGGCGCCGGCAAGACGACCCTGCTCAAGCACATCCTCAAGGCCGAGCATGGCCTGAAGATCGCGGTGATCGAGAACGAATTCAGCGAGACGCCCATCGACGGCCAACTGCTGGGCGACGAGCCGGTGCAGGTGATGACCCTGGCCAATGGCTGCGTCTGCTGCTCCATCCACGTCGAGCTGGAAAAGGCCCTGTTCCTGTTGCTGGAACGCCTGGACGCCGGCGAGCTGGCCTTCGACCGCCTGGTGATCGAGTGCACCGGCCTGGCCGACCCGGCGCCAGTGGCGCAGACCTTCTTCGCCGACGAGGAACTCTGCGAGCGCTACGTGCTGGACGGCATCATCACCCTGGTGGACGCCGTCAACGCCGAGCGCCACCTGGCCGAGACCATCGCCCAGGCCCAGGTCGGGTTCGCCGATCGCATCCTGGTGAGCAAGCGCGACCTGGTGGACGACGCCCACTTCGAGGCCCTCGGCCAGCGGCTGTCGCGGATCAACCGCCGCGCGCCTATCCGTGTCGTCGACCACGGCCGCATCGACCTGGCCGAGCTGCTCGACGTGCGTGGCTTCAACCTCAACGCCGACATCGGCCCGGCCCTGAGCCTGCGCCCGCTGACCCCGGCCGGCTCCACCGACCGCATCGCCACCCTGGTGCTGAAGAGCGAGCAGGCGCTGGACCTCGACAAGCTCAGCACCTTCATGGAGGGCCTGCTGGAAGAACACGGCAACGCCCTGCTGCGCTACAAGGGTGTGCTCGACATCGCCGGCGAGGACCGGCGCATGGTGTTCCAGGGCGTGCTGCGCCTTTACGGCTTCGACTGGGACAAGGAGTGGGCGGAGGGCGAGGCCCGCGAGAGCGTGATCGTGTTCATCGGCGACAACCTGCCGGAAGCGCGCATCCGCGCCGGCTTCGCCGAGGTGCAGGCCTGA
- a CDS encoding sigma-70 family RNA polymerase sigma factor — protein MNDAVAAPEPTLNTLYREHRSWLESWLRRRLGNAWDAADLTQDTFVRVLAAHQDKPLPRLQEPRAYLLTVGKRLLINHHQRRSLERAYLDALASLPEEQVPSPEQRWLLLETLQALDELLDGLPLAVRRAFLWAQLEGLDYASIARRLEVSERTVKRYMAKAYEHCLLVEL, from the coding sequence ATGAACGATGCAGTCGCGGCACCCGAACCCACCCTCAACACTCTCTATCGTGAACACCGCAGCTGGCTGGAAAGCTGGTTGCGGCGCCGCCTGGGCAACGCCTGGGATGCCGCCGACCTGACCCAGGACACCTTCGTCCGCGTCCTCGCCGCCCACCAGGACAAGCCGCTGCCGCGCCTGCAGGAGCCCCGTGCCTACCTGCTCACCGTCGGCAAGCGCCTGCTCATCAACCACCACCAGCGGCGCAGCCTGGAGCGCGCCTACCTGGACGCCCTCGCCAGCCTGCCGGAGGAGCAGGTGCCCTCGCCCGAGCAGCGCTGGCTGCTGCTGGAGACCCTGCAGGCGCTGGACGAGCTGCTCGACGGCCTGCCGCTGGCGGTGCGCCGGGCTTTCCTCTGGGCGCAGCTCGAAGGCCTCGACTACGCCAGCATCGCCCGGCGCCTGGAGGTGTCCGAACGCACGGTGAAGCGCTACATGGCCAAGGCCTACGAACACTGCCTGCTGGTGGAGCTGTGA
- a CDS encoding FecR domain-containing protein — MSGQPSPLARQVAREAAHWLTLLESGGAREADHAELQRWRARSSDHEQAWQKAQALRQRFAQLPGALALASLDRPDLARRKSLKRLLTLGALAPAGWLAWRQMPIANWSADLRTATGERRSLELPDGTRLQLNTASAVNLDFEEGRRRLALVEGEIAVDGAGDLRVRTRDGRLLASGARFCVRQFDHGCLVSVARGTVRLEPAQGGPVTLQAGQRAGMSASGVGRVEAFDTRQPDWQQGVLIVENRALGAVLRELDRYRPGVLRWDPALERLAVTGTFRLEDTDKTLALLAASLPIEVHYRTRYWVSLVPRPPVG, encoded by the coding sequence GTGAGCGGCCAGCCATCGCCCCTGGCACGCCAGGTCGCGCGGGAAGCGGCGCACTGGCTGACCCTGCTGGAGTCCGGCGGCGCCCGCGAGGCCGACCATGCCGAGCTGCAACGCTGGCGAGCCCGCAGCAGTGACCACGAGCAGGCCTGGCAGAAGGCCCAGGCGTTGCGCCAGCGCTTCGCCCAGCTTCCCGGCGCCCTGGCCCTGGCCAGCCTCGACCGGCCGGACCTCGCGCGGCGCAAGAGCCTCAAGCGCCTGCTCACCCTCGGTGCCCTGGCTCCCGCCGGCTGGCTCGCCTGGCGGCAGATGCCCATCGCCAACTGGAGCGCCGACCTGCGCACCGCCACCGGCGAGCGTCGTTCGCTGGAGCTGCCCGACGGCACGCGGCTGCAGCTCAATACCGCCAGTGCGGTGAACCTCGACTTCGAGGAGGGCCGCCGTCGGCTCGCCCTGGTCGAAGGCGAGATCGCCGTGGACGGCGCGGGCGACCTGCGGGTGAGGACCCGCGACGGGCGCCTGCTGGCCTCCGGGGCGCGCTTCTGCGTGCGCCAGTTCGACCACGGCTGCCTGGTCTCGGTGGCGCGTGGCACGGTGCGGCTGGAGCCCGCCCAAGGCGGCCCGGTCACCCTGCAGGCAGGCCAGCGCGCCGGCATGAGTGCATCGGGCGTGGGCCGGGTGGAGGCGTTCGACACGCGCCAGCCCGACTGGCAGCAGGGGGTGCTGATCGTCGAGAACCGCGCCCTGGGCGCCGTGCTGCGTGAGCTGGATCGCTACCGCCCCGGCGTGCTGCGCTGGGACCCGGCGCTGGAGAGGCTCGCCGTGACCGGCACCTTCCGCCTGGAAGACACCGACAAGACCCTGGCGTTGCTGGCTGCCAGCCTGCCCATCGAGGTGCACTACCGCACCCGCTACTGGGTGTCGCTGGTGCCGCGGCCCCCCGTTGGCTGA